The Geobacillus stearothermophilus ATCC 12980 genome contains a region encoding:
- the purM gene encoding phosphoribosylformylglycinamidine cyclo-ligase has protein sequence MANAYKEAGVDIEAGYQAVALMKQHVQKTMRPEVLGGIGGFGGLFDISALGYRQPVLVSGTDGVGTKLKVAFLLDRHDTIGIDCVAMCVNDILVQGAEPLFFLDYIACGKAVPEKIAAIVKGVADGCVEAGCALIGGETAEMPGMYEENEYDLAGFAVGIAEKERLVTGQTIQASDVLIGLPSSGLHSNGYSLVRRIVFDQAKLDVDRIYEPLAVPLGEELLKPTRIYAKPLRSLLQTFTIKGMAHITGGGFIENIPRMLPSGLGARIERGSWPGLPIFDLLRQNGGLEEEEMFSVFNMGIGLVMAVSPEAADSVVDALAQQGEAAYIIGEVVEGEGVSFAGGNGA, from the coding sequence GTGGCAAACGCATATAAAGAAGCAGGGGTTGACATTGAGGCGGGTTACCAAGCGGTCGCTCTCATGAAACAGCACGTACAAAAAACGATGCGCCCGGAAGTGCTGGGCGGGATCGGCGGCTTTGGCGGTTTGTTCGATATATCGGCGCTTGGCTATCGCCAGCCGGTGCTTGTCTCCGGCACGGATGGCGTCGGCACGAAGTTGAAAGTGGCGTTTTTGCTTGACCGACATGATACAATCGGCATCGACTGCGTCGCGATGTGTGTCAACGATATTCTTGTCCAAGGAGCGGAACCGCTCTTTTTCCTTGACTATATCGCCTGCGGCAAGGCGGTGCCGGAGAAAATCGCCGCCATCGTCAAAGGGGTGGCCGACGGCTGCGTCGAAGCCGGCTGCGCCTTGATCGGCGGGGAAACGGCGGAAATGCCGGGAATGTATGAGGAAAATGAGTATGATTTGGCAGGGTTTGCGGTCGGCATTGCGGAAAAAGAACGATTGGTGACCGGGCAAACGATTCAAGCGAGCGATGTGCTGATCGGACTGCCTTCAAGCGGTCTCCACAGCAACGGCTACTCGCTCGTGCGCCGCATCGTGTTTGACCAAGCGAAGTTGGACGTTGACCGCATTTACGAGCCGCTTGCGGTTCCGCTCGGCGAGGAGTTATTGAAGCCGACACGCATTTATGCGAAACCGTTGCGTTCTTTGCTGCAGACGTTTACGATCAAAGGGATGGCTCATATTACCGGCGGCGGATTTATCGAAAACATTCCGCGCATGCTGCCTTCCGGGCTGGGTGCGCGCATTGAGCGCGGCTCATGGCCGGGGCTGCCGATTTTTGATTTGTTGCGCCAAAACGGCGGGCTTGAGGAAGAAGAGATGTTTTCCGTCTTTAATATGGGCATCGGCCTTGTGATGGCGGTCAGCCCGGAGGCGGCGGACTCGGTTGTCGATGCGCTGGCCCAGCAAGGGGAGGCCGCATACATTATCGGCGAAGTCGTCGAAGGGGAAGGCGTGTCGTTTGCCGGAGGGAACGGCGCATGA
- the purN gene encoding phosphoribosylglycinamide formyltransferase — MKRLAIFASGSGTNFQAIVDAAKRGEVPAEVALLVCDRPGAKVIERAARENVPAFVFSPKEYPSKAAFESEILRELKERRIDWIALAGYMRLIGPTLLSVYEGKIVNIHPSLLPAFPGKDAIGQAYRAGVLETGVTVHYVDEGMDTGPVIAQCAVPIVPGEPIEVLEARIHQVEHELYPAVLRMLLGEKEQQEERIENDGSETSIDQRVQ, encoded by the coding sequence ATGAAACGGTTGGCGATCTTTGCGTCCGGGAGCGGCACGAACTTTCAAGCGATCGTCGACGCAGCCAAGCGCGGTGAGGTGCCCGCGGAAGTAGCGCTTTTGGTGTGCGACCGCCCGGGGGCGAAAGTCATTGAACGGGCGGCGCGCGAAAACGTGCCGGCGTTCGTGTTTTCGCCGAAAGAGTATCCATCGAAGGCGGCGTTTGAAAGCGAAATTTTGCGCGAGCTGAAGGAGCGGCGCATCGACTGGATTGCGCTCGCCGGCTATATGCGTTTGATCGGGCCGACGTTGCTTTCCGTCTATGAAGGGAAAATCGTCAACATTCATCCATCGCTGCTGCCGGCGTTTCCGGGCAAAGATGCGATCGGCCAGGCGTACCGGGCGGGCGTTTTGGAAACAGGCGTCACCGTCCATTATGTTGATGAAGGGATGGACACCGGGCCGGTCATCGCCCAGTGCGCCGTCCCGATCGTGCCCGGTGAGCCGATCGAGGTGCTTGAGGCGCGCATCCATCAAGTTGAACATGAGCTGTATCCAGCGGTGTTGCGCATGCTGCTAGGGGAGAAGGAACAACAGGAAGAAAGGATCGAGAATGATGGCAGTGAAACGAGCATTGATCAGCGTGTCCAATAA
- the purH gene encoding bifunctional phosphoribosylaminoimidazolecarboxamide formyltransferase/IMP cyclohydrolase has protein sequence MAVKRALISVSNKEGIIPFAKQLAELGVDIISTGGTKRALEEAGVPVISISDVTGFPEILDGRVKTLHPAIHGGILAVRSDERHQAALKEHGIRPIDLVVVNLYPFQQTIAKPDVTLAEAIENIDIGGPTMVRAAAKNYADVAIVVDPADYPMVIEELKTTGSIQAKTRQQLAAKAFRHTAAYDAMIAEYLTGLAGEEYPETLTVTYTKKQSLRYGENPHQSAAFYAKPLGAAFSIAKAAQLHGKELSYNNINDANAAINLIREFQEPAAAAIKHMNPCGVGVGATLLEAFTKAYEADPVSIFGGIVAVNREVDKETAERMHDIFLEIVIAPSFSDEALAILTKKKNIRLLTLDFAAPDVKEKTLVSVNGGLLVQEADKYTLEDAEWNIVTKREPTEAEREQLRFAWKVVKHVKSNAIVLAKNGMTVGVGAGQMNRVGAANIAIEQAGEQAVGAVLASDAFFPMDDTVEAAAKAGITAIIQPGGSIRDADSIRKADEYGMAMVFTGVRHFKH, from the coding sequence ATGGCAGTGAAACGAGCATTGATCAGCGTGTCCAATAAAGAAGGGATCATTCCGTTTGCAAAGCAATTGGCGGAACTTGGCGTCGACATCATTTCGACCGGCGGGACGAAACGGGCGCTTGAAGAGGCCGGCGTTCCGGTCATTTCGATCTCCGATGTCACCGGGTTTCCGGAAATTTTGGACGGGCGCGTCAAAACGCTGCATCCAGCCATCCATGGCGGCATTTTGGCGGTGCGCAGCGATGAGCGCCACCAAGCGGCGCTTAAAGAGCACGGCATCCGTCCGATCGATTTGGTCGTCGTCAACTTGTACCCGTTCCAGCAAACGATCGCCAAACCGGACGTGACGCTGGCCGAGGCGATTGAAAACATCGATATCGGCGGCCCGACGATGGTGCGGGCGGCGGCGAAAAACTATGCCGATGTCGCGATTGTCGTTGACCCGGCCGACTATCCAATGGTGATCGAAGAGCTGAAAACAACCGGTTCGATCCAAGCAAAGACGCGGCAGCAGCTGGCGGCGAAAGCGTTCCGCCATACGGCGGCGTATGATGCGATGATCGCCGAATATTTGACCGGTCTTGCCGGCGAAGAGTATCCGGAAACGCTCACCGTCACCTACACGAAAAAACAGTCGTTGCGCTATGGCGAAAATCCGCATCAATCGGCGGCGTTTTACGCCAAACCGCTCGGCGCGGCGTTCTCGATTGCCAAAGCGGCACAGCTGCACGGAAAAGAGCTGTCGTACAACAACATCAACGACGCCAATGCGGCCATCAACCTCATTCGCGAATTTCAAGAGCCAGCCGCAGCGGCGATCAAACATATGAACCCGTGCGGCGTCGGGGTCGGTGCCACGCTTCTTGAGGCATTTACGAAAGCGTACGAGGCCGATCCGGTCTCGATTTTCGGCGGCATTGTCGCCGTCAACCGGGAAGTGGACAAAGAAACAGCCGAACGGATGCACGACATCTTTTTGGAAATCGTCATCGCCCCATCGTTCAGCGACGAGGCGCTCGCCATTTTGACGAAAAAGAAAAACATCCGCTTGTTGACGCTTGATTTTGCCGCGCCGGACGTTAAGGAAAAAACGCTCGTTTCCGTCAATGGCGGCTTGCTTGTGCAAGAGGCCGATAAGTATACGCTTGAAGACGCCGAATGGAACATCGTCACGAAACGCGAGCCGACCGAGGCAGAGCGCGAACAGCTTCGATTTGCTTGGAAGGTTGTCAAACATGTGAAATCGAATGCGATTGTACTCGCCAAAAATGGGATGACGGTCGGCGTGGGCGCCGGGCAAATGAATCGAGTCGGCGCGGCCAACATTGCCATTGAACAAGCCGGGGAACAGGCGGTTGGCGCTGTGTTGGCGTCCGATGCGTTCTTCCCGATGGACGACACGGTTGAAGCAGCAGCAAAAGCCGGCATTACCGCGATCATTCAGCCGGGCGGCTCGATTCGCGACGCCGACTCGATTCGCAAAGCGGATGAGTACGGCATGGCCATGGTGTTTACCGGTGTGCGCCATTTCAAACATTAA
- the purD gene encoding phosphoribosylamine--glycine ligase has protein sequence MNVLVVGRGGREHAIAWKAAQSPLVDKLYAAPGNPGIGEVAELVDIDELDIDALVQFAKQRAIDLTIVGPEAPLASGIVDRFMAEGLRIFGPTQAAALIEGSKAFAKELMKKYGIPTADHATFASYEEAKAYIEQKGAPIVVKADGLAAGKGVTVAQTVEEALADAKAALVDGQFGTAGCQVVIEEYLEGEEFSFMAFVNGEKVYPLAIAQDHKRAYDGDEGPNTGGMGAYSPVPQISAETVETALETILRPAAKALVAEGRPFTGVLYAGLIETAAGPKVIEFNARFGDPEAQVVLPRLKTDLVEAILAVMEGKELALEWTDEAVLGVVLAAKGYPGAYERGAAIRGVDRLDSDVLLLHAGTKQEDGALYTNGGRVLLAAAKGSTLVEAKEKVYEQLTRIESDGLFYRRDIGRRAIERASAAYTRMKER, from the coding sequence ATGAACGTTCTGGTAGTCGGACGCGGCGGGCGCGAGCATGCCATCGCCTGGAAAGCGGCGCAAAGCCCGCTTGTGGACAAACTGTACGCGGCGCCAGGCAACCCGGGCATCGGGGAAGTGGCGGAGCTCGTCGACATTGATGAGCTCGATATCGACGCGCTTGTGCAGTTTGCCAAGCAACGCGCAATCGATTTGACGATCGTCGGGCCGGAAGCGCCGCTTGCTTCCGGCATTGTTGACCGTTTTATGGCCGAGGGGCTTCGCATTTTCGGCCCAACTCAAGCGGCAGCGCTCATCGAAGGAAGCAAGGCGTTTGCCAAAGAGCTGATGAAGAAATACGGCATCCCAACGGCGGATCATGCGACCTTTGCGTCGTATGAAGAGGCGAAAGCGTACATTGAACAAAAAGGCGCGCCGATCGTCGTGAAAGCGGACGGATTGGCTGCCGGAAAAGGCGTGACCGTCGCCCAAACGGTGGAAGAAGCGCTGGCCGACGCGAAGGCAGCGCTTGTCGATGGCCAGTTTGGCACAGCCGGCTGCCAAGTCGTGATCGAGGAGTATTTGGAAGGCGAAGAATTTTCGTTTATGGCGTTCGTCAACGGCGAGAAAGTGTATCCACTTGCCATCGCCCAAGACCATAAGCGGGCGTATGACGGGGATGAAGGTCCGAACACCGGTGGGATGGGAGCGTATTCGCCAGTGCCGCAAATCTCAGCGGAGACGGTGGAAACAGCGCTGGAAACGATTTTGCGCCCGGCCGCCAAAGCGTTAGTGGCTGAAGGCCGGCCGTTTACCGGCGTGCTGTATGCTGGGCTGATCGAAACGGCAGCCGGGCCGAAAGTGATCGAATTCAACGCCCGTTTTGGCGATCCCGAGGCGCAAGTCGTGCTGCCGCGGCTGAAAACCGATTTGGTTGAAGCGATCCTCGCGGTGATGGAAGGAAAAGAGTTGGCGCTTGAGTGGACGGACGAAGCGGTGCTCGGTGTTGTGCTGGCTGCCAAAGGCTACCCGGGCGCCTATGAGCGCGGAGCGGCCATTCGGGGGGTGGATCGGCTTGATTCCGATGTGCTGCTATTGCATGCCGGGACGAAGCAAGAAGACGGTGCACTGTACACGAACGGCGGCCGCGTTCTTCTGGCAGCAGCGAAAGGGAGTACACTCGTTGAGGCGAAGGAAAAAGTGTATGAACAGTTGACGCGAATCGAAAGCGACGGGCTGTTTTACCGCCGCGACATCGGCCGGCGCGCTATCGAACGCGCCTCCGCCGCATATACACGTATGAAAGAGCGATAA
- a CDS encoding EYxxD motif small membrane protein: MLLEYMTDMSFVLAALIGGIIALSYVYMRRRRVR, from the coding sequence ATGTTGCTGGAATATATGACCGATATGTCGTTCGTATTGGCCGCGTTAATCGGGGGAATTATCGCTCTTTCATACGTGTATATGCGGCGGAGGCGCGTTCGATAG
- a CDS encoding YgaP family membrane protein, with the protein MANIGIVNALIRITLGLTVVAWATARLARRPWCTSYLFAALLGAMKVGEGITRFCPLTALFDNMQRQQLLEEQKEAVVNPT; encoded by the coding sequence ATGGCAAATATCGGCATTGTGAATGCGCTCATTCGCATTACGCTCGGTTTGACTGTCGTCGCGTGGGCGACCGCCCGCCTGGCCCGGCGGCCATGGTGCACATCGTACTTGTTCGCCGCTTTGCTTGGGGCCATGAAAGTCGGTGAAGGGATTACCCGTTTTTGCCCGCTGACGGCCTTGTTTGACAACATGCAGCGCCAGCAGCTGCTTGAAGAACAAAAAGAAGCCGTTGTCAATCCAACGTAA
- a CDS encoding adenine deaminase C-terminal domain-containing protein produces MGEQRYRWKGSELREQAAVIEGKQSPTKVLVNATYLHSYFREWVKGNIWIHGDRIVYAGERLPDRVDEACEIVDCRGYVLVPGYIEPHVHPFQLYNPRSFARYAAARGTTTLVNDNLFFLLHLNDDEALLFLQQKNTLPTSMYWWCRFDGQTELEREDEQLSNVRIKRWLDQETVLQGGELTSWPRLVSGDDIVLYWMQEAKRRRRKIEGHFPGASEKTLVKMALFGADGDHEAMTGKEVRTRLWHGYTVTLRHSSIRPDLPVLLDRNGRWHVNTMLKGFSSALGGLASSYSNTGDLVLIGKHKEDMLLAFRRMKEIGGGLVLAENGEIVFELPLGGMMSALEMESLIDKEKEFIRLLRERGYRFEDPVYSLLFLQSTHLPYVRITQRGIYDVMHKTVLFPSIMR; encoded by the coding sequence ATGGGCGAACAACGTTACCGCTGGAAAGGCAGCGAACTGCGTGAACAAGCAGCAGTGATTGAAGGCAAACAATCACCAACGAAAGTATTGGTGAATGCGACGTATTTGCACTCGTATTTTCGTGAATGGGTAAAAGGAAATATATGGATTCATGGCGACCGCATCGTGTATGCCGGAGAGCGTCTTCCCGATCGTGTCGACGAGGCGTGTGAGATCGTCGACTGCCGCGGGTATGTGCTCGTTCCCGGCTACATCGAGCCGCATGTCCATCCATTTCAATTATATAATCCCCGTTCCTTTGCCCGTTATGCAGCGGCGCGCGGGACGACGACGCTAGTGAACGATAACTTGTTTTTCCTTTTGCATCTGAATGATGACGAGGCGCTTTTGTTTTTGCAACAAAAGAATACGCTTCCAACTTCGATGTATTGGTGGTGCCGGTTTGATGGCCAAACGGAGCTGGAGCGCGAGGATGAGCAATTGTCCAACGTACGGATCAAACGATGGCTTGACCAGGAAACGGTCCTCCAAGGCGGCGAGCTGACATCATGGCCGAGACTCGTCAGCGGCGATGACATCGTTTTGTATTGGATGCAAGAGGCGAAACGGCGGCGTCGCAAAATCGAAGGGCATTTTCCGGGAGCGTCGGAAAAAACGCTTGTTAAAATGGCGCTGTTTGGCGCAGATGGCGACCATGAGGCCATGACGGGAAAAGAGGTGCGAACCCGTCTTTGGCACGGTTATACGGTCACGCTCCGCCATTCTTCGATTCGTCCGGACTTGCCGGTGCTGCTTGACCGGAATGGACGCTGGCACGTCAACACGATGCTCAAAGGCTTTTCATCAGCGCTCGGCGGGTTGGCGAGCTCGTACTCGAATACGGGCGATTTGGTTTTAATCGGCAAACATAAGGAAGATATGTTGCTCGCTTTCCGACGGATGAAGGAAATCGGCGGCGGCTTGGTGCTTGCCGAAAATGGCGAAATCGTATTTGAGCTTCCGCTTGGCGGCATGATGTCCGCGCTGGAGATGGAGTCATTGATCGACAAGGAAAAAGAGTTCATCCGTCTGTTGCGGGAGAGGGGATACCGCTTTGAAGACCCTGTGTATTCGTTGCTCTTTTTGCAGTCGACCCATTTGCCGTATGTGCGCATCACCCAGCGCGGCATTTACGATGTCATGCACAAAACGGTACTCTTTCCTTCGATAATGCGGTAA
- a CDS encoding DUF3048 domain-containing protein — MKHWLFVISCAALLLGGCTTKSEPKQAEPAKPAPRQEQPSKPPVEEKQTFPLTGLPAKGNVHQRVVGVMVNNHPKARPQSGLSKADIVYEVLAEGDITRFLALYQSEQPERVGPVRSARDYYIDLSEGYNAIYVCHGWSPEAKARLEQGETDYLNGLFYDGTLFKRVSFRKAPHNSYITFANIEKGAEQNGYAWTDDVAPLPFRADKPSGEKAGKVHIAYSHRSYAQVEYRYAPERHGYYRYSGGEQTVDYDTRDPVVAQNVMIIAARHQVIDSHGRRDVDLTSGGQGYLLQNGIIQPIEWKNVDGRLLPYRDGAPVGFVPGKTWINIVPELAIVQWR; from the coding sequence TTGAAACATTGGCTGTTCGTCATCAGCTGCGCGGCATTGTTGTTAGGGGGCTGCACGACCAAAAGCGAGCCGAAGCAGGCTGAACCAGCCAAACCGGCTCCTCGGCAGGAGCAGCCGTCCAAGCCTCCGGTGGAGGAAAAACAAACGTTCCCGCTGACCGGGCTGCCGGCGAAAGGGAACGTTCATCAACGGGTCGTCGGCGTGATGGTCAACAACCATCCGAAGGCGCGCCCACAGTCGGGATTAAGCAAGGCGGACATCGTGTATGAGGTGCTCGCTGAGGGGGATATCACCCGCTTTTTGGCGCTTTACCAAAGCGAACAGCCGGAACGAGTCGGACCGGTGCGGAGTGCGCGTGATTATTATATTGATTTGAGCGAGGGCTACAATGCCATTTATGTTTGCCATGGATGGAGCCCGGAAGCGAAAGCGCGGCTCGAGCAGGGGGAAACCGATTATTTGAACGGGCTCTTTTATGACGGAACGCTGTTTAAGCGCGTTTCCTTCCGCAAGGCGCCGCACAACTCGTACATTACGTTTGCCAACATTGAAAAAGGGGCGGAACAAAACGGGTATGCTTGGACGGACGATGTCGCTCCGCTGCCGTTTCGCGCGGACAAACCGAGCGGGGAAAAGGCAGGGAAGGTCCACATCGCCTATTCGCACCGCTCGTACGCCCAAGTGGAATACCGCTATGCTCCGGAACGGCATGGGTATTACCGATACAGCGGCGGCGAGCAGACGGTCGATTACGATACGCGCGACCCGGTTGTGGCGCAAAACGTGATGATCATCGCCGCCCGCCATCAAGTGATCGACAGCCATGGGCGGCGCGACGTTGACCTCACGTCCGGCGGCCAAGGCTATTTGCTGCAAAACGGCATCATCCAGCCGATTGAATGGAAAAATGTCGACGGCCGGCTGCTGCCATACCGCGATGGGGCGCCGGTCGGGTTCGTGCCAGGCAAAACGTGGATCAATATCGTTCCGGAACTGGCGATCGTGCAATGGCGGTGA
- a CDS encoding YerC/YecD family TrpR-related protein, whose amino-acid sequence MQIDKLRGRELDQLFKAILSLRDLEECYRFFDDLCTVNEIQALAQRLEVARMLREGYTYHKIETETGASTATISRVKRCLNYGNDAYAMALDRIKEEQPQEENESVTD is encoded by the coding sequence ATGCAAATCGACAAGCTGCGCGGCAGAGAGCTTGATCAACTGTTTAAAGCCATCTTGTCGCTGCGCGATTTGGAAGAGTGTTACCGTTTTTTCGATGATTTATGCACCGTCAACGAAATTCAGGCGCTTGCCCAACGTCTGGAAGTCGCCCGCATGTTGCGGGAAGGGTATACGTACCATAAAATTGAAACGGAAACCGGAGCGAGCACGGCGACCATTTCGCGCGTCAAACGCTGCCTCAACTATGGAAACGATGCCTATGCCATGGCGCTTGACCGCATTAAAGAGGAACAACCGCAAGAAGAGAATGAATCGGTGACAGACTAA
- a CDS encoding heptaprenylglyceryl phosphate synthase, with translation MEEIRAWRHVFKLDPNKPIDDERLERLCESGTDAVIVGGTDGVTLDGVLDLLARIRRFSVPCALEVTNLEALTPGFDAYFIPIVLNSRHVDWVVGRHHEAVKQYGEIMNWDEIFAEGYCILNPECKAAKLTEADAGLSEDDVVAYARLAQHLYKLPIFYLEYSGIYGDPALVEKVKQALGETQLFYGGGITAPEQAAEMARRADTVVVGNAVYESFEQALLTVDAVKRANEAK, from the coding sequence ATGGAAGAGATTCGCGCCTGGCGCCATGTGTTTAAGCTCGACCCGAACAAACCGATCGATGATGAGCGCCTTGAGCGCCTTTGCGAGTCGGGGACGGATGCCGTCATCGTCGGCGGAACGGACGGGGTGACGCTCGATGGTGTGCTCGATTTATTGGCCCGCATCCGCCGTTTTTCGGTGCCATGCGCGCTTGAAGTCACAAATCTTGAGGCCTTGACGCCGGGGTTTGATGCGTATTTCATTCCGATCGTGTTAAACAGCCGCCATGTCGACTGGGTGGTGGGCCGCCATCATGAGGCGGTGAAACAATATGGCGAGATCATGAATTGGGATGAGATTTTTGCCGAGGGGTATTGCATTTTAAATCCGGAATGCAAGGCGGCGAAGCTCACCGAAGCCGACGCCGGCCTGAGCGAAGACGATGTGGTGGCCTACGCTCGCCTCGCTCAACATTTGTACAAGCTGCCGATCTTTTATCTTGAATATAGCGGCATATACGGCGACCCCGCCTTGGTGGAAAAAGTGAAACAGGCGCTCGGCGAGACGCAGCTGTTTTATGGCGGCGGCATCACCGCACCGGAGCAGGCGGCTGAGATGGCGCGCCGGGCGGATACTGTTGTCGTCGGCAACGCCGTTTACGAATCGTTTGAACAGGCGCTGCTGACCGTGGACGCCGTAAAGCGGGCGAATGAGGCGAAATAG
- the pcrA gene encoding DNA helicase PcrA, producing the protein MNFLSEQLLAHLNKEQQEAVRTTEGPLLIMAGAGSGKTRVLTHRIAYLMAEKHVAPWNILAITFTNKAAREMRERVQSLLGGAAEDVWISTFHSMCVRILRRDIDRIGINRNFSILDPTDQLSVMKTILKEKNIDPKKFEPRTILGTISAAKNELLPPEQFAKRASTYYEKVVSDVYQEYQQRLLRNHSLDFDDLIMTTIQLFDRVPDVLHYYQYKFQYIHIDEYQDTNRAQYTLVKKLAERFQNICAVGDADQSIYRWRGADIQNILSFERDYPNAKVILLEQNYRSTKRILQAANEVIEHNVNRKPKRLWTENPEGKPILYYEAMNEADEAQFVAGRIREAVERGERRYRDFAVLYRTNAQSRVMEEMLLKANIPYQIVGGLKFYDRKEIKDILAYLRVIANPDDDLSLLRIINVPKRGIGASTIDKLVRYAADHELSLFEALGELEMIGLGAKAAGALAAFRSQLEQWTQLQEYVSVTELVEEVLDKSGYREMLKAERTIEAQSRLENLDEFLSVTKHFENVSDDKSLIAFLTDLALISDLDELNGTEQAAEGDAVMLMTLHAAKGLEFPVVFLIGMEEGIFPHNRSLEDDDEMEEERRLAYVGITRAEEELVLTSAQMRTLFGNIQMNPPSRFLNEIPAHLLETASRRQAGASRSAVSRPQASGAVGSWKVGDRANHRKWGIGTVVSVRGGGDDQELDIAFPSPIGIKRLLAKFAPIEKV; encoded by the coding sequence ATGAACTTTTTATCGGAACAGCTGCTCGCCCATTTAAACAAAGAGCAACAAGAAGCCGTCAGGACGACGGAAGGCCCGCTGCTCATTATGGCGGGGGCGGGAAGCGGGAAAACGCGGGTGTTGACGCACCGCATCGCCTATTTGATGGCGGAAAAGCATGTGGCGCCGTGGAACATTTTGGCCATTACGTTTACGAACAAGGCGGCGCGCGAAATGCGGGAACGTGTGCAGTCGCTCTTAGGTGGGGCGGCGGAAGACGTCTGGATTTCGACGTTCCACTCGATGTGCGTCCGCATTTTGCGCCGCGACATTGACCGCATCGGCATCAACCGCAATTTTTCCATCCTTGATCCGACGGACCAGCTTTCAGTCATGAAAACGATTTTAAAAGAAAAAAACATAGACCCGAAAAAATTTGAGCCGCGGACGATTTTAGGCACGATCAGCGCGGCGAAAAACGAGCTGTTGCCTCCGGAGCAATTCGCGAAGCGGGCCTCGACGTATTACGAAAAAGTCGTCAGCGATGTGTATCAAGAATACCAACAGCGCCTGCTTCGCAATCATTCGCTCGATTTTGACGATTTGATCATGACGACGATCCAACTGTTTGACCGCGTGCCGGATGTGCTTCACTATTACCAATATAAGTTTCAGTACATCCATATTGATGAGTACCAGGATACGAACCGCGCTCAATATACGCTGGTCAAAAAGCTGGCGGAACGCTTTCAAAACATTTGCGCCGTCGGCGACGCCGACCAATCGATTTATCGGTGGCGCGGGGCGGACATCCAAAACATTTTGTCGTTCGAGCGCGACTATCCGAACGCAAAAGTCATTTTGCTTGAACAAAACTACCGCTCGACGAAGCGCATTTTGCAAGCGGCGAACGAAGTCATCGAGCATAACGTCAACCGGAAGCCGAAACGGCTTTGGACGGAAAACCCGGAAGGAAAGCCGATTCTTTATTATGAGGCGATGAACGAAGCGGACGAAGCGCAGTTTGTCGCTGGACGCATCCGCGAGGCGGTGGAGCGCGGCGAACGCCGCTACCGTGATTTTGCTGTCTTGTACCGGACGAACGCCCAGTCGCGTGTCATGGAGGAAATGTTGCTGAAAGCGAACATTCCGTATCAAATTGTCGGCGGCTTAAAGTTCTATGACCGGAAAGAAATTAAAGACATTCTCGCCTATTTGCGCGTCATCGCCAATCCGGACGATGATTTAAGCTTGCTTCGCATCATTAACGTGCCAAAACGCGGCATTGGCGCCTCGACGATCGACAAACTCGTCCGCTATGCAGCCGATCATGAGCTGTCCTTGTTTGAGGCGCTCGGCGAGCTAGAGATGATCGGGCTTGGCGCCAAAGCGGCCGGGGCGCTCGCCGCGTTCCGCAGCCAGCTCGAGCAATGGACACAGCTGCAAGAATACGTCTCCGTCACCGAACTCGTCGAAGAAGTGCTCGACAAATCGGGCTACCGCGAGATGCTCAAGGCGGAGCGGACGATTGAAGCACAAAGCCGGCTCGAGAACTTGGATGAGTTTTTGTCGGTGACGAAGCATTTTGAAAATGTGAGCGACGATAAATCGCTCATCGCCTTTTTAACCGACTTGGCGCTCATTTCCGATTTGGACGAGCTGAACGGGACGGAACAGGCCGCTGAAGGAGATGCCGTCATGTTGATGACGTTGCATGCCGCCAAAGGGCTCGAGTTTCCGGTCGTCTTTTTGATCGGCATGGAAGAAGGCATTTTCCCGCACAACCGCTCTCTCGAGGATGACGATGAGATGGAAGAAGAACGGCGGCTGGCGTACGTCGGCATCACCCGCGCGGAGGAAGAACTTGTGCTGACGAGCGCGCAAATGCGGACGCTGTTTGGCAACATCCAAATGAACCCGCCGTCGCGCTTTTTGAATGAAATTCCGGCGCATTTGCTTGAGACAGCCTCGCGCCGCCAAGCGGGCGCCTCCCGCTCGGCCGTTTCGCGCCCGCAGGCAAGCGGCGCCGTGGGATCGTGGAAAGTCGGCGATCGGGCGAATCACCGGAAATGGGGCATCGGCACCGTCGTCAGCGTCCGCGGCGGCGGCGACGACCAAGAGCTCGACATCGCCTTCCCGAGCCCGATCGGCATTAAACGACTGCTTGCCAAATTTGCGCCGATTGAGAAAGTGTAG